A single region of the Silene latifolia isolate original U9 population chromosome 8, ASM4854445v1, whole genome shotgun sequence genome encodes:
- the LOC141594289 gene encoding 1-aminocyclopropane-1-carboxylate oxidase homolog 4-like yields the protein MAANRNNHFFVGESSGRNTNLFSGESSGESDNIKWAKEFDEKQLDIKWLADNLPHVPRPFYSQSPLRTMFTEVYNDNPIPIISMQLPEVDLVEQIKQASSKFGYFQIIDHGVPLPLCDQLIEKMRSFYDMGLVFRKSWLKRSITYDRGAFYNSTHDLFNGQDPTWHDTLFLRFGPDHCDPIPEICECQVDEWTREMTRLSFWIADLFAKGLGRNDRPFSWMLGRIGFYGNFYPRCCDPDRRIVGFQPHTDPCLFSILLQDDSGGLNGLYNKNWYEIRPVRGALVIFVGDLMEILSDGVYESGIHYVKTSTCVRPRVSVLQTFAPGFQNAICTPITQSGVPLKFNPVNISVYIKEFFNSIMTIKTMVGRYKIQPPIHGRHESEPDTELCLGPSGGI from the exons ATGGCTGCCAATAGAAATAACCATTTCTTTGTTGGTGAATCATCTGGTAGAAACACCAATTTGTTTAGTGGTGAATCATCCGGTGAATCGGATAACATAAAATGGGCAAAGGAATTTGACGAAAAACAACTTGACATAAAATGGTTAGCCGACAATTTACCTCATGTCCCTCGTCCGTTTTACAGTCAATCACCCCTGAGGACTATGTTCACAGAAGTCTATAATGATAATCCCATACCGATTATCAGTATGCAGCTTCCCGAGGTTGACTTAGTTGAGCAAATAAAACAAGCATCGTCAAAATTTGGTTATTTCCAAATTATAGATCATGGTGTGCCTCTTCCTCTTTGCGATCAGTTGATTGAAAAGATGAGGTCATTTTATGACATGGGTTTGGTGTTTAGGAAGAGTTGGCTTAAAAGGAGTATAACTTATGATAGAGGAGCCTTTTACAATTCAACACACGACCTCTTTAACGGCCAAGACCCTACCTGGCACGATACATTATTTCTTCGATTTGGGCCCGATCATTGTGATCCCATACCAGAAATTTGCGA ATGTCAAGTAGATGAATGGACTAGGGAAATGACgcgtttgtcattttggattgccGACTTATTCGCGAAAGGATTAGGTCGTAACGATCGTCCATTTTCATGGATGTTAGGAAGGATTGGTTTTTATGGCAATTTTTACCCACGTTGTTGCGACCCCGACCGCAGAATAGTAGGCTTCCAACCCCATACAGACCCTTGTTTATTTTCAATTTTACTCCAAGATGATTCGGGTGGGCTTAATGGTTTATATAATAAAAACTGGTATGAGATAAGACCAGTTCGAGGAGCTCTTGTCATTTTTGTTGGTGACCTTATGGAG ATATTGTCCGATGGTGTTTATGAAAGCGGAATCCATTACGTCAAAACCTCTACATGTGTCAGGCCAAGAGTTTCAGTACTTCAAACTTTTGCCCCAGGTTTCCAAAATGCAATATGTACGCCGATCACTCAGAGTGGCGTACCTTTAAAGTTCAATCCAGTGAACATATCCGTGTATATCAAAGAGTTTTTTAATTCAATAATGACGATAAAAACAATGGTAGGTCGTTATAAAATTCAACCTCCCATCCATGGTCGTCATGAGTCGGAACCAGATACGGAGCTATGCCTAGGCCCATCGGGTGGTATTTAA